From Rutidosis leptorrhynchoides isolate AG116_Rl617_1_P2 chromosome 3, CSIRO_AGI_Rlap_v1, whole genome shotgun sequence, a single genomic window includes:
- the LOC139900203 gene encoding cell division cycle 5-like protein: MRIMIKGGVWKNTEDEILKAAVMKYGKNQWARISSLLVRKSAKQCKARWYEWLDPSIKKTEWTREEVEKLLHLAKLMPTQWRTIAPIVGRTPSQCLERYEKLLDAACAKDESYEPSDDPRKLRPGEIDPNPESKPARPDPVDMDEDEKEMLSEARARLANTRGKKAKRKAREKQLEEARRLASLQKRRELKAAGIDDNRHRKRKRKGIDYNAEIPFEKRPPPGFYDVADENSIVVQPSFPTTIEDLEGERRADKEARLRKQDIVRNKIAQRQDAPSAILQANKMNDPETVRKRPKMNLPTPQIPDYELEHIAKISFPALNEEVSEGSNATRALLADYTQTPRQGMTPLLRTPAGKQDAIMMEAENQARLRLSQTPLLGGENPDLHPSDFSGVTPKKKEIQTPTPMLTPWAMSTPGAMGGLTPRLGMTPRDGHSFGVTPKGTPMRDELRINEELEMHESAKLKLRRQADMRQYLRSGLTGLPQPKNEYHIFVRLFLEDNEELEEKMEEDMSDRIAREKAEEEAKLQVLLKERSNVLQRELHRPPVGSLELIRNSLVRGDEDKSSFVPRTLVEQADEMIRKELLSLLEHDYAKFPHHEKLENEKNRGNKRPVGKSVSVPVIEEFDDEELKEMRAANVWSQVEATFKQMDTAGIEYECFLALQRQEHLAASNQQERIHNLMENYRQEAERQEEIV, from the exons ATGAGGATTATGATAAAGGGCGGTGTTTGGAAAAACACCGAAGATGAAATCCTAAAAGCCGCTGttatgaaatacgggaagaatcaATGGGCTCGTATTTCATCGCTACTTGTTCGTAAATCGGCCAAACAATGTAAAGCTCGGTGGTATGAGTGGCTGGATCCCTCAATCAAAAAA ACTGAGTGGACCAGAGAAGAAGTTGAAAAGCTGCTTCATTTGGCTAAGCTTATGCCGACTCAATGGAGAACAATCGCTCCAATTGTAGGTCGCACACCATCCCAGTGTCTCGAGCGATATGAAAAACTGCTTGATGCAGCTTGTGCAAAGGATGAAAGTTATGAACCAAGTGATGATCCCAGAAAATTGCGTCCTGGGGAGATTGATCCAAACCCAGAATCAAAGCCAGCACGACCAGACCCGGTTGATATGGATGAGGATGAAAAGGAAATGCTTTCAGAAGCACGTGCCCGTTTAGCTAATACTAGGGGCAAGAAGGCCAAAAGAAAAGCTCGGGAAAAGCAGCTTGAAGAGGCTAGAAGGCTTGCTTCTTTGCAAAAGAGAAGAGAATTGAAGGCAGCTGGAATTGATGATAATAGACATCGGAAGAGGAAGCGAAAGGGGATTGATTACAATGCTGAAATCCCATTCGAAAAGAGGCCTCCTCCTGGTTTTTATGATGTGGCTGATGAAAATTCAATAGTTGTACAACCTAGTTTTCCGACCACCATTGAGGATCTTGAAGGTGAAAGAAGGGCTGATAAGGAGGCCCGTTTGAGAAAACAGGATATCGTGAGGAACAAGATTGCACAGAGACAGGATGCCCCATCGGCTATATTACAAGCAAACAAGATGAATGATCCTGAAACTGTCAGAAAAAGGCCAAAGATGAACCTCCCGACACCACAAATTCCCGATTACGAATTAGAACATATTGCAAAAATCAGTTTTCCTGCTTTAAATGAAGAAGTCTCAGAAGGAAGCAATGCCACACGTGCTCTCTTAGCTGATTATACCCAAACACCACGTCAAGGAATGACCCCACTACTGAGAACACCAGCTGGGAAACAAGATGCTATAATGATGGAGGCTGAAAATCAGGCCCGTTTAAGATTATCTCAGACTCCGTTACTTGGTGGTGAAAATCCCGATTTACATCCTTCAGATTTTTCAGGGGTCACCCCAAAGAAAAAGGAGATTCAAACCCCAACCCCTATGCTAACACCTTGGGCTATGTCAACTCCAGGAGCCATGGGTGGTCTGACACCCAGACTTGGCATGACACCGAGGGATGGCCACTCTTTTGGTGTCACTCCCAAAGGAACTCCCATGCGTGACGAGCTTCGCATTAATGAAGAGCTGGAAATGCATGAAAGTGCTAAACTCAAGCTTCGTAGGCAAGCAGATATGAGACAATATTTGCGTTCAGGTTTGACCGGTCTTCCACAACCAAAAAATGAGTATCACATATTTGTTCGACTATTTCTAGAAGATAATGAAGAACTGGAGGAGAAGATGGAAGAGGATATGTCTGACAGGATTGCTCGGGAAAAAGCCGAGGAAGAAGCTAAACTGCAAGTGTTACTAAAAGAAAGGTCGAATGTGTTGCAACGCGAACTCCATAGACCACCTGTTGGCTCCCTCGAACTGATAAGGAACTCTTTAGTAAGAGGTGATGAAGATAAGAGTTCTTTTGTTCCGCGTACGTTGGTTGAACAGGCAGATGAAATGATAAGGAAGGAGCTTTTGTCTTTACTGGAGCATGATTATGCCAAGTTTCCTCATCATGAAAAGCTAGAGAATGAGAAAAACAGAGGAAACAAGCGTCCGGTTGGGAAATCTGTTTCAGTTCCTGTAATAGAAGAATTTGATGACGAAGAACTAAAAGAG